The Miscanthus floridulus cultivar M001 chromosome 7, ASM1932011v1, whole genome shotgun sequence genome includes a region encoding these proteins:
- the LOC136467101 gene encoding uncharacterized protein codes for MASNYVDTTGEEGRFHGPHSHSTSTTPTGAAAALSPRNMRRSFSSASSGSHSHGGGGKCVCAPPTHAGSFKCRLHRTNSQGHAHPSPPVSPAGGASSAAPAQGVPSSASSRTVEAQ; via the coding sequence ATGGCGTCCAACTACGTGGACACGACGGGCGAGGAGGGCAGGTTCCACGGCCCCCACAGCCACAGCACCAGCACCACCCcgacgggcgcggcggcggcgttgtcGCCGCGCAACATGCGCCGCAGCTTCTCCTCCGCGTCCTCCGGGAGCCACAGCCACGGCGGCGGGGGCAAGTGCGTGTGCGCGCCCCCGACCCACGCCGGGTCGTTCAAGTGCCGGCTCCACCGCACCAACTCCCAGGGCCACGCGCACCCGTCCCCGCCGGTCTCCCCCGCTGGCGGTGCGTCCTCTGCCGCCCCGGCGCAGGGCGTCCCGTCCTCCGCCTCCTCCCGCACCGTCGAGGCCCAGTGA